The following DNA comes from Girardinichthys multiradiatus isolate DD_20200921_A chromosome 2, DD_fGirMul_XY1, whole genome shotgun sequence.
tcaagaatggttcggtagtccttggcagtgacgcgcccatctagcacaagtattgggccaagggaatgccatgatatgggagcccaaaccatcactgatccacccccatgcttcactctgggcatgcaacagtctgggtggtacgcttctttgggacttctccacatcgtaactctcccggatgtggggaaaacagtaaaggtggactcatcagagaacaatacatgtttcacattgtccacagcccaagatttgcgctccttgcaccattgaaaccgatgtttggcgttggcatgagtgaccaaaggtttggctatagcagcccggctgtgtatattgatcctgtggagctcctgacggacagttctggtggaaacaggagagttgaggtgcacatttaattctgccgtgatttggttttgttttttggacacaATCCGGGATAGCAACCGAActtccctttcagacagcttcctcttgcatccacagttaatcctgttggatgtggttcgtccttcttggtggtatgctgacattaccctggatagcgtgactcttgatacatcacaaagacttgatgtcttggtcacagatgcgccagcaagatgtgcaccaacaatatgtcctcttttgaactctagtatgtcacccataatgttgtgtgcatttcaatattttgagcaaaactgtgctcttaccctgctaattgaaccttcacactctgctcttactggtgcaatgtgcaatcaatgaagactggctaccaggctggtccaatttagccatgaaacctcccacactaaaatgacaggtgtttcagtttgattgtctaacccctgtatatatatatatataataatggaaatagaaaatattgttttaaatgtacataagtgcacaattgactttacaatggaatataatgtgagatcagtccaagtatgcatggtgttgttgtggactgtcaagtgttcatcagagaaacagcctgggggaagaaactgtctctgcagcggctggttttagcagacagtgctctgtagcgccgacctgaaggtgaaagcctaaacagtttgtgtgcaggatgtgtggggtctgcagggATTTTAGCTGCCCCTTTTCCTGACtttagacctgtataagtcctggatggagggaaggtcagccctgatgattctctctgcagtcctgattattcgttgcagtctggacctgtcctgttttgtggatgagccaaaccacactgagatagacaaagacaagacagactgaattatggcagtgtagaagatgaccagcagctcctgtggaaggttgtacttcttgaattgcctcaggaagtacagtctctggttgggccttcttccgaagcATCTGTTATTCCTTTTGGCCTTATCATATCCAATAGATATCCAGGTTTTCAGAATTAAATCTTAGGACCTGGGCTGCTTTTTCATGACAGCAAAAATCTGGAATTTGgacaagcagagaaaaaaacaaacaaaggtaGAAAATATATCTACAGCAGAACAGTCTCTGAAAGTCATGCCTTTAAAAATAGGAACAATCCATAGGACCTGGGAGCTTGCTCATCCTGAGGTTGAGCTTTGACTATATGTCAAATATGTAGCTAGCAGCTAAAATAGAATTGTATGTCCATTTTTCTCTgttaaactgcatttttaatGGTTCTGCTAACAAAATGGGAACATATAGTCTCTTTGGGCAGATTGCTGGTAACAAGGTGTCAACATATCCAATTTCTAAGGTCTCTTTCATGTGTCGACACAGCACTAATTGgtctgaatttgaatttaaaaattGTAACTAAACTTAAAATGAGTAAAACAAAGCTGCCAaagttcaaagaaaaacaatgaaagaccccctagaaaacataaaaatatttatcatgACAACTTTAAGATTACACGAACATTTAACTGCTTGGAagcaataattttaaaacaggagATGACTCCAacctcttttgttctgttgaatGTGCAACATACTGGAGTGTATGTGTTACATCTGGTGTCCAAAATGTTCACTAATTACAGGAGAAAATCTGAAAACGAGTTGACTGATTGGTTATCTTTGTGTATTAAACATAATGACAGCATTAGTCAGCAGGTGAAGTTAACTGAGTGACTTTAAGCcagaaaaaatacattcattGTGTGTGGTATGagaacacaaaaacatgttGGTAGGAGGAATTAAGCCATATAGAAAACTAaattgataaaatgtaaaatgaaaagTTGATATGGCACAAAGGATGCTGCAGAAATATTTCCGAAATATATGAGAACATCTTCAGCATTTAACTGAGGCTTTAGCATTTTAAAGCAACCATTAGCGAAAATAAATCTCTTAAATCTGTTCAGTGTAGAATAAAGCTCTGGGGTATTGAAATGTCTCTTTTGATGGCTCTGTTAAAGCAGGCTAAAGGTGAGAGGCTGCAGCTCAGCCCACGGTTTTACCTTTCTCTTCTTGTAGCCTCAGAGTGCAGGATCATGTGGCTCGCATTTAATGGCCGTCTTTTACAGCAGATCCCACAGAGTGATTTATTGCTGTTTGGTAGAATAGCCGTCTTGTGAACAGAGATCGCTGTAGGGGGTAAATTTATCAGTTCGCCCTTGTATATATTACAGTTTAATAGCATGTAGGCAGATATAGCTCCCAAGCTGCCCCACAACAATGTTGCTGAGCCCTAACTGTAATAATCCAGCAGTCATCTAGATTGTCGCCTTTGttttcagcaaaaaaacatATAGCCTTAATTACACAATTGCTTTGAAGTGAACACCAGCTATAGAGAGCCAGTTGCACTTTTTGGCAACTCAGGTAAAGCTCTTTTATTAGAGTAAGATAATCTTAGACtgtaaaaaagttttaaaaaaaatacaactttttaATTTCCTCAGTGGAAGAAAAATCCCAATATTAATAACAATGCTTGCTTGTCAACCAAATTATTGGCATCCCTGAAagttgcatttaaaataaatgtcccTTGTAGTTTGTCCTTCACTTTTTTAGGTCAGTCAGAGTTTGTAGGAATTTCTCATTAGTAAGCCATGACTTTCTGTTACCCCGAGGCACGAATATGTAAGTATGTCCAAGCTTGTTTGGGAGGCATGTCAGGTGAAAGCCTTTTCTGTACCATCTTTAGAAAGAATGTAAGAGGAATCAAAGAACCCTGTCTATGTAGGCTCCAAGCTTGTGAAATCGTTTGGAAAAATCTAAGTGCTTTCCTGTTGGCAAAAGGGTGAAGTAAGTATTAACAACAGTGTGAAATCATGCTACTctcataaaagatgaatttatttgaaggctttttacacatctttaccaaggGTGCCAATAAAAGTGACCAGCAATATGTTTTCGCTTCAGTGTGTATTATTATTGTTCGTGAAAAGAGCAAAACCTGTGTGAAAATTggtacacaaaaaaagaaatgataaatGTCCGATCCTTCATTTTGTATCATAATACATGTTCTGTTCTTGTGAAAACTGGTGGCAAGATGATTTGATGGTGCaaaaagcaaaaggaaaaattTACTAAGATGTCGAAACACTAGAAAATTTAAGCTCATCATTTGGTACTTGTAAATTGTTTTTAcccttaaaaaatgttttaatcaaagACCTTAACAGGTTTATCATTTCTAAAATTCTTTGCATTGCATCCATTCTATAAAATCACCTCTTATAGTTCATTCTTTGACAATAATAGCAGTTTTTGAGAATattcacaaaacagaaaacaaataaatacagtaGTGTTAAAGTACAGGCAGCAGGTGTAAATGACACATATCTGTATTCAGAAACTGTCTGTAGTGACGCTGGTGACCTGCGGCTGCACTCTGTTCCTGTTGCAGCTGAAGAGCCAGGCTGCCCTCCTGTGGCGGTAGCGCTTGGACAGCAGCACATAGAGCACCGGGTTGATGCTGGGGTGCAGGTACTGCAGCATAGTGCAAATAAAGTAGAACATCTCCCAAGCCTGTCCGTGGTGGTACAGTCCCAGGTACACGCACAGCTCCAGCACATATCCAGGCAGCCAGCACACAGAGAAGGTAGCAGCAGCCAAAAATACCATGACAGAGGCTCTGCGGGTGTTCCTGGCACTGGACACCGACATTACAGGGCTCTTGTGGAGAAAAAGTGCCAGGCGAACATAGTTGAAGGCGATGACCAGCATTGGAATAAAGTAATAAAGCACAAACTGGCTTAAGACCACTTGGTAGTGGTGCTCATGAATGGTTGGAAGGCAGAAGCTGAATTTTGCCAGGCTTGGGTTAAGACTTTCCTTGGTAGCAAACATTCGCAGGGGCAGGCTGATGAAGAAACTTAGGGCCCAGACCAAAACAAACATGAGGATGACCAGGTCCATGGTGGGAGGCTGGTAGGGGTTGGTGATGATCATGGCTCGAGTCATGGAAACTGCGCACAGTGAGTACGTGCTTGCTGCCAGGCTGAACGCCAGCAGGAACTGGTAAACCTTGCAAGAGATGTCGCCCAGGGGCCAAGAGTGACTTACAGCGGAGTGCAGAGTGAAGGGAATGAGGAGGAGGGTTAGGAAATCAGCCAGAGTCATGCTTAGAAGAAGGATGTCCAGGCGATTCTTACGCAGTGTGTTTTTCTTGgcaaataaagagaaaactaGCAGGTTGGCACAGAAACCAATGCCTAGGATCACTCCGCAGACACAGGCAAAGATCACCCCATACGTATTGGGAAAAGCCATGTTGCCACTAGCCAGACAcctaaaaaaatgtgaaaaaatctgTGTATTACTTCCaaacgtttatttatttaagtttctCAAGTCTTCTTAATGTATTTCCTCTAAATGTAACAGTGCATTGCAGAAGTCTGTATACCCTTAAATTCATACTGTATGTTTCCAGTaataccgaccactcaaa
Coding sequences within:
- the LOC124883346 gene encoding galanin receptor 2a — protein: MAFPNTYGVIFACVCGVILGIGFCANLLVFSLFAKKNTLRKNRLDILLLSMTLADFLTLLLIPFTLHSAVSHSWPLGDISCKVYQFLLAFSLAASTYSLCAVSMTRAMIITNPYQPPTMDLVILMFVLVWALSFFISLPLRMFATKESLNPSLAKFSFCLPTIHEHHYQVVLSQFVLYYFIPMLVIAFNYVRLALFLHKSPVMSVSSARNTRRASVMVFLAAATFSVCWLPGYVLELCVYLGLYHHGQAWEMFYFICTMLQYLHPSINPVLYVLLSKRYRHRRAAWLFSCNRNRVQPQVTSVTTDSF